A portion of the Bradyrhizobium sp. 195 genome contains these proteins:
- the ligD gene encoding DNA ligase D — translation MCAVALRQSRSGVSRVAGARKAAIAGYIEPCDPTLRENPPRGEGWVYEIKADGYRAQLHLQEGDATVYSRTGLDWTEQFSSIAAAAHKLKAKSAIIDGEAVVYGSGGLPDFQQLRRELGRKRSERVRYHAFDLLHLDGYDLRGAAYEDRKRLLHEVLKEAPETFIYVEALEADGDKVFVKGCELGLEGLIAKRLGQPYRSGRQETWIKLKCKKSETFPIVAFVEKLGAHPRKIASLYVGRRENGKLNYAGKVRTGYTEAAARELRERLDPRIRRTSPLDAKVKKPKATWVEPTVNAEVEYGALTDDGLLREAVFKGLRDDLALRKVKAPRLVPSSAGRPKLGVPKENILQLLPDAVVPSKEELADYWHRVWKKALPHLGHRPLKLVRHVHGTTFYHKGPLPKEIPEAVHQLRVQKREGGEGTRLWVDSLEGFLGLVQIGAVELHPWNSTVEDIEHADRIVIDLDPGDGVGWEQVADTALELRAFMRRQGLETWPKLTGGKGVHLMAPLGVPMLHDQAHRTARRLCAEFAARDPERYILSAQARRSGRIFLDYLRNGRGTTAVGTYSPRARQAFPIAAPVTWARIEKSVRPDAFTMDSPFRVKQRRLP, via the coding sequence ATGTGTGCCGTCGCGTTGCGTCAGTCTCGTTCAGGAGTATCGCGCGTTGCCGGCGCCCGCAAAGCTGCTATTGCAGGTTACATCGAGCCGTGTGACCCCACGCTGCGCGAGAATCCGCCGCGTGGCGAGGGTTGGGTCTACGAGATCAAGGCGGACGGCTATCGCGCCCAACTGCATCTTCAAGAGGGCGATGCCACGGTCTATTCACGCACGGGGCTCGATTGGACCGAGCAGTTTTCTTCGATTGCAGCCGCGGCTCATAAGCTGAAGGCCAAGAGCGCGATCATCGACGGCGAGGCTGTCGTCTACGGCAGCGGCGGCCTGCCGGACTTCCAGCAGCTCCGGCGCGAACTCGGCCGCAAACGCAGCGAGCGTGTGCGTTATCATGCCTTCGATCTCCTGCACCTCGACGGGTATGATCTGCGCGGCGCGGCGTACGAAGATCGAAAGCGGTTGCTGCACGAGGTTCTGAAGGAGGCACCCGAGACCTTCATCTACGTCGAGGCTCTCGAAGCCGACGGAGACAAGGTCTTCGTGAAGGGTTGCGAGCTCGGGCTCGAAGGTCTGATCGCCAAACGGCTTGGCCAGCCCTACCGCTCGGGCCGGCAGGAGACCTGGATCAAGCTCAAATGCAAGAAAAGCGAGACGTTTCCAATCGTCGCTTTCGTCGAGAAGCTCGGTGCTCACCCACGCAAGATCGCTTCCCTATACGTAGGCCGTCGCGAGAACGGCAAGCTGAACTACGCGGGCAAAGTCCGTACCGGCTACACGGAGGCAGCCGCGCGCGAATTGCGCGAGCGGCTGGATCCGCGGATCCGGCGCACCTCACCGCTGGACGCGAAGGTCAAGAAGCCGAAGGCCACCTGGGTCGAACCAACCGTGAATGCCGAGGTGGAGTATGGCGCGCTGACCGACGATGGCCTGCTGCGGGAAGCCGTGTTCAAGGGACTGCGGGACGATCTCGCGCTGCGCAAGGTGAAGGCGCCGCGCCTGGTGCCCTCCTCAGCCGGACGGCCGAAGCTAGGCGTGCCCAAAGAAAACATCCTGCAGCTTCTTCCCGACGCGGTCGTCCCCTCCAAGGAAGAACTTGCGGACTACTGGCACCGGGTATGGAAGAAGGCGCTGCCGCATCTCGGCCACCGGCCGCTCAAGCTGGTGCGGCACGTTCACGGCACCACCTTCTACCACAAGGGGCCGCTTCCGAAGGAAATTCCGGAAGCCGTCCACCAGCTCCGCGTCCAGAAGCGCGAGGGCGGCGAAGGCACGCGCCTCTGGGTCGACAGCCTCGAAGGCTTCCTTGGATTGGTGCAGATCGGGGCCGTCGAGCTACACCCGTGGAATTCGACTGTCGAGGACATCGAGCACGCCGACCGGATCGTCATCGACCTGGATCCGGGCGACGGCGTGGGGTGGGAGCAGGTGGCCGACACCGCCCTTGAGCTTCGCGCGTTCATGCGCCGCCAAGGACTGGAGACTTGGCCGAAGCTGACCGGCGGCAAGGGCGTCCACCTAATGGCGCCCCTCGGGGTACCGATGCTGCACGATCAGGCTCATCGGACGGCCCGCCGACTCTGTGCTGAATTCGCAGCGCGCGACCCCGAACGCTACATCCTTTCGGCGCAGGCGAGGCGCAGCGGGCGGATCTTCCTAGATTACCTGCGCAACGGACGCGGGACCACTGCCGTCGGCACCTATTCGCCGCGGGCGCGCCAAGCGTTTCCGATCGCTGCGCCCGTCACCTGGGCGCGCATCGAGAAAAGCGTGAGGCCGGACGCCTTCACGATGGATAGCCCCTTTCGGGTGAAGCAGAGGAGGCTCCCATGA